The proteins below come from a single Yamadazyma tenuis chromosome 5, complete sequence genomic window:
- a CDS encoding molybdopterin or thiamine biosynthesis adenylyltransferase (COG:H; EggNog:ENOG503NZDJ), which produces MENLTKQELLERVATLQQENAVLRSLASAPEPSPSLSRQESIANLSLEEYMRYGRQMIVPEFGALESQLVLKRSKILVVGAGGLGCPALLYLTAAGVGEIGIVDNDIVDVSNLHRQVLHSTDTVGMLKCHSAAVMLARLNPHVTVKEYPIRLANDNVFEIFEKYDLILDCTDAPAVRYLVNDAAVILNKTVVSGSGLKTDGQWTILNFAGVGPCYRCFHPKPPAPDSVTSCQDGGVLGPAIGLIGINMALETIKVLTGHYKPEQFQPFMCAFYGYHFQQYRTFKMRGRQKSCQVCGEQPTVTRTLIERGELNYQVFCGRSEPYTLPNELRVSVEEYHQNGGTLIDVRPAEQFSVVALPNSVNIPWGNEFLKLESLESYLPGVPKDKAIFVVCRYGNDSQIATKTIREKFGFTNVRDIKGGLNRWSEEVDKDFPKY; this is translated from the coding sequence ATGGAGAACTTGACTAAACAGGAACTTCTAGAACGGGTGGCGACGTTACAGCAGGAGAATGCGGTGCTTCGGTCATTGGCTAGTGCTCCAGAGCCTCTGCCGTCTTTATCCCGCCAAGAATCCATAGCAAACTTGtctcttgaagaatacATGCGCTACGGGCGCCAGATGATAGTACCCGAGTTTGGTGCTTTAGAATCACAACTTGTACTCAAACGATCCAAGATTCTAGTGGTGGGAGCCGGAGGACTTGGGTGCCCGGCTCTTCTTTACCTCACAGCTGCTGGTGTGGGAGAAATCGGTATTGTGGATAATGATATTGTAGATGTGAGTAATCTCCATAGGCAAGTGCTACACTCCACCGACACCGTGGGGATGCTCAAATGCCATAGTGCAGCTGTAATGCTTGCTAGGCTCAACCCCCACGTGACTGTGAAGGAGTATCCCATCAGGCTTGCAAATGACAATGTGTTTGAGatatttgaaaaatatgaCCTTATACTTGATTGCACAGACGCTCCAGCAGTACGGTACTTGGTCAACGATGCAGCGGtaatcttgaacaagacGGTGGTAAGTGGCTCGGGCCTTAAGACAGACGGCCAGTGGACGATTCTCAACTTCGCAGGGGTTGGGCCTTGCTACCGGTGTTTCCACCCCAAGCCACCGGCACCAGACTCAGTGACGTCGTGCCAGGACGGCGGTGTGCTTGGGCCGGCCATCGGCCTTATTGGTATCAACATGGCATTGGAGACCATCAAGGTTCTCACCGGGCATTATAAGCCTGAGCAGTTCCAGCCGTTCATGTGTGCGTTTTACGGGTACCATTTCCAACAGTACCGGACATTTAAGATGAGAGGACGCCAGAAATCATGCCAGGTATGTGGTGAGCAGCCCACCGTAACAAGAACACTTATAGAGAGAGGTGAACTCAATTACCAGGTGTTTTGTGGCCGGTCAGAACCTTATACGCTTCCCAATGAATTGAGGGTTTCTGTCGAAGAgtatcaccaaaatggTGGAACCCTTATAGATGTACGACCCGCCGAGCAGTTTTCAGTGGTGGCTCTTCCTAACTCTGTGAACATTCCCTGGGGAAacgagtttttgaagttggagctGTTGGAACTGTATTTGCCAGGAGTGCCAAAAGATAAAGCAATTTTTGTGGTGTGCCGGTATGGCAATGATAGTCAAATTGCTACGAAAACGATACGAGAAAAGTTTGGGTTTACGAACGTGAGAGATATAAAGGGTGGGTTGAACCGGTGGAGTGAAGAAGTGGATAAGGATTTTCCAAAGTACTAG
- the ERP5 gene encoding Putative member of the p24 (COG:U; EggNog:ENOG503NVYE), translated as MMNSLVKLVATVLLFVQTAQALHFHLNTGESRCFFEELPKDTLVMAKIEALEYNEHSNDYIHNPDVKIEYTVFETFDNDHKVVNHKVSAKGEVPFTSLDAGEHKFCVKPVYYDGTANKKHRIFFDIALGSAHDYVDSKSTNQVDQLTLKVKNLNSKLEKINFEQESIREREAVFRNQSELTNSRVVTWTFIQIAVLVGTCMYQLKHLKSFFVKQKIV; from the coding sequence ATGATGAATTCATTAGTAAAACTCGTGGCTACGGTGCTTTTATTCGTCCAGACCGCACAGGCATTGCACTTCCACTTGAATACCGGCGAGTCGCGGTGCTTCTTCGAAGAGTTGCCGAAGGACAcgttggtgatggccaaGATCGAAGCCCTTGAGTACAACGAACACTCTAACGACTACATCCACAACCCTGACGTCAAAATCGAATACACGGTTTTCGAGACATTCGATAACGACCACAAAGTCGTCAACCACAAGGTGTCGGCCAAAGGTGAGGTTCCATTTACTTCTTTGGATGCTGGTGAACACAAATTCTGTGTCAAGCCTGTTTACTATGACGGGACCGCCAACAAAAAGCACAGAATATTCTTTGATATTGCCCTTGGATCCGCCCACGACTATGTCGActccaagtccaccaacCAGGTGGACCAGTTGAcgttgaaggtgaagaacttgaatagtaagttggagaaaatcaactttgaacagGAACTGATCAGAGAGAGAGAAGCGGTATTCAGAAACCAATCGGAATTAACCAACTCGCGTGTGGTTACATGGACCTTTATTCAGATTGCTGTGTTGGTGGGCACTTGTATGTACCAGTTGAAGCACTTGAAGAGCTTCTTTGTCAAGCAGAAAATTGTATAG